From Mobula birostris isolate sMobBir1 unplaced genomic scaffold, sMobBir1.hap1 scaffold_2789, whole genome shotgun sequence:
gtaGGGTGAccctgagggagggagggagggggtgtagagtgactccagggagggagggggtgtagggtgACTCGGAGGGAGGggggtgtagagtgactcgggagggagggagggggtgtagggtgacccggagggagggagggggtgtagggtgactcagagggagggagggggtgtagagtGACGGGAGGGGGGATGTAGAGTGACTCGGGAGGGATTGGGTGTAGAGTGACTCGAAACGGAGGGAGGGGGGCGTAGAGTGACTCGGAGGGAGGGGGGTGTAGGGTGactcggagggagggaggggtgtagggtgactcggagggagggagggggtgtagagtgaatcggagggagggagggggtgtagagtgactcggagggagggagggggtgtagagtGACGGGATGGGGGATGTAGAGTGACTCGGGAGGGAGAAGGATGTAGAGTGActcgggagggagggagggggtgtagagtgactcggGAGGGATTGGGTGTAGAGTGACTCGAAACGGAGGGAGGGGGGCGTAGAGTGACtcggagggagggggtgtagggtgactcggagggagggaggggtgtagggtgactcggagggagggagggggtgtagagtgaatcggagggagggagggggtgtagagtgactcggagggagggagggggtgtagagtGACGGGATGGGGGATGTAGAGTGACTCGGGAGGGAGAAGGATGTAGAGTGActcgggagggagggagggggtgtagagtgactcgagggagggagggggtgtagggtgactcggagggagggaggggggtgtagagtgactcgagagggagggaaggggtgtagggtgacccggagggagggagggatggggtgtAGGCTGACCCGGTGGGAGGggggtgtagagtgactcgggagggagggagagggtgtagggtgactcagaggaagggagggggttgTAGGGTGACTCGGAGGGAGGGGGGTTTAGGGTGactcggagggagggagggggtgtagggtgactcggagggagggtgggggtgtagagtgactcgggagggagggagggatggggtgtAGGCTGAcccggagggagggagggagtgtagGGTGACTCAGAGGAATGGAGTGTAGGGTGACCCTTAGGGAGGGAGGGATTGGGTGTAGTGacttgggagggagggagggagggggtgtagagtGACTTGAGGGAGGGGGGGTGTAGAGTGACTCaagagggagggatggggtgtAGGGTgactgggagggagggaggggggtgtaGAGTAActcgggagggagggagatggtgtagagtgactcgggagggagggagagggtgtagggtgactcagagggagggatggagtgtaGGGTGAccctgagggagggagggagggggtgtagagtgactccagggagggagggggtgtagggtgACTCGGAGGGAGGggggtgtagagtgactcgggagggagggagggggtgtagggtgacccggagggagggagggatggggtgtAGGCTGACTCGGAGGGAGGGAGTGTTGCTCAGTAACCAGTTGGTGGTGGGGTGTGGTGTTAGAGAGTAGGATTCATGGTGGGGTGTTAGAGGGAGTGAAGTTGGGGTTTAGGGGTGACGACTCGTTGTAACTGGATCGTTGATTCTACAGGCCATTGTCCCGTGGTCACCGGACGACTCCAGCAGATGACGAGCTGTACCAGCGGACCACAGTCAGTGCCCTGGAGCGGGAGTCCCGGGACTCACTCTTCATCGACTCGTACAGCCAGCAGGGCTTCACTATCGGTGGCAACCGGGTACTGGGCCCCTGTGCCCTGATCCCACGCGCCCTCCTGTACTGGGATGTGAGTGTCCAAGTGGTGGGGACAAAGGGTTGGGGTTTGGGGCTGTGAGGGTCACAGATGAGgtagtcccttcagcccatccagttcatTCCCATTGTGTCACCTTTAAGTCTGGTCGGCTCTCCGTTTGATCCATAAATCTCTAAGCCTCCCCtgtccagtcacaaacaagagaaaatctgcagatgcaactgtactcttttccatagatgctgcctggcctgctgagttcctccagtattgtgggTGTGTTGCTCCCCTATCCGTGTCCATATGCTTTTGTAGAAAGTTTTAAAATATATGCCCACCTCCAGCACTTCGTCTTGTAGCTTGTTCCAAAACGCACTTCCCCCatgtgaagaagctgcccctccACCTCGAATGTCTCTCTTTAGTGAAAAGGACTGTGCTCTTTCACTCTGTCTGTGCTCCTCCTGATCTGACGTACCTCTGTCAGATcacccccctcaatctcctgctgACTGAAGCACTGACAGCTCCTTTCTTTTCAAGGACGCTGCTCGTTtctctgagttccttcagtagacTGTGTGGTCTCCACCCCTCCACCTTCCTCACTCCGGGGAATACACTCCTGTTCCGAGAGTCTCACTCAAGCTTTGAGATGAGAATGGGATGACAAAGGGATGAAGCTGATGGAACTCAGCACAGTCCAGGCACCTTCAGCCCCCAattttgtgccaaccttttaacctgttctaagctctctctaacccttccctcccacataaccctccatttttctatcatccaagtgcctatcttaaatgcccccaatgtatctgcctctaccaccacccctggctgcACGTTCCACCCACCCAGCACTCTTAGTGTGGAAAAGATACACAGCctctgacttctctaacttctgctaatgccccacctccccctcgtaccccatccgttatttatttattcacacacattctttttctctctctcctttttctccctctgtccctctcactttaccccttgcccatcctctgggttccccccgcccccttttctttctccctgggcctcctgtcccctgatcctctcatatctcctttgccaatcacctgtccagctcttggctccatccctccccctcctgtcttctcctatcattttggatctccccctccccctctcaaatctcttactagctcttccttcagttagtcctgacgaagggtctcagcccaaaatgtcaactgtacctcttcctagagatgctgcctggcctgctgcgttcaccagcaactttgataaagtTTGTTACAACCTCTGACTCTAAATTACCTTAAGAGtttgccccctcgtattagccattcccATTCTGCGAAGTCGTCCCTGGCTGTCCGGATCTATGCCTGTTATTGTGTACACCTCCGTCAAGTCACCACTCATTGAGAGGCCCTAGGTCGATCTAATGCTGTTAAAGTGGGCAGGTTGTGAGATAGGGAATctcaggaggaggagaggggatggtcaCTGCTGGATCTCGTAGCGTAGTTCACCAGCAGGAAGGGTGTAGATGAGAGAAGTTGTAACCACTGATGAAGTGTTATGCACCAGGGAGTGGGGGAACAGGGAATGACCTGATGCATCTGAACTGGATGGGGAGCAGTCTCCTTGCTCGGTGGGAGTGGTTAAACCACTGAGGCAGTTGGTTTGGACCCGGGATGACTTTGGCAGGTAGGGATGTAATTCCaatgtagaatatagaacaggCAAGTCTGGTTGGCAGAGGCAGATAGGGAACctcgggagggtggggaggatagtgtatttgttgagataccaaagctcttcaaactcccaatgaagtgtagccactgccttgccttctttataactacatcgtatgttgggaccaggttagatcctcggagatcttgacacccaggaacttgaagctgctcgctctctccacttctgatccctctatgaggattggtatgtgttccttcatcttacccttcctgaagtccacaatctgctcctctatcttattgTTTCTGGTGGGTAGAGCCAAGACCAGAGGGGAAGGCCTGGGGGACTGGAGACCGGAGGGGGAGACCTGGGGGAGCTCAAGGGTGGAGAAGAGTAATGCAGAGACCTCATgggtagaaagagtgcagaggaaatttatgaGGGTGTTGCCAGCACGAGGGTCTGAGTTATTGAGAGATGTTGAGTGGATGAGGATTTTTTCCATGGTGCATTGCTCCTCTCTGCGCCCTGTGGCTTCGAAAGAAACGCCTTGCCGAAAAGCGttcaaggagccggccggattcaaaTCTGAGCCTTGAAGTCTAGCACGGATATCACACCACCACCAGCCGACTGTCTCTGCCCACTAGCCCTTTtttctggctgccagtgactagtgatgttctgtaGGGGGcagtcaggccattcagcccatctggtccatgctaacCCAGATTCCCATCCAAGCTTGTTCCATTTGCCTGAGTTTATacctcctatccatatacctgtccaagtatCTGCCTCAAAGACttcttctggcagttcattccatttcCTGAATGTTGCCCCTCAGATCAGAATAaaactcccccctcaccttaaatctgtgccgtCTGGTTCACCCTGTCTCTCATGATTTTATTCACCTGTTAGATTGCTTGAGGTGCTGCACTCCCTTTGCGTCACCCAGGCTTTGTGCGTTTGACTCACAGCCTCTTGATTCTCAAAACTGTGCTGAATGCTCCAGCTTCACTTGGAGTGGCCCTGGTGGTGATCACAGTCTCAATCCTGGACAATTAATTGTTCTCAACTTCCCTTTCCAAACATGTCTGAAATATGAGCAAGACAGTGTGTGAAGAACTAACACTTCAGTGCCTGTGAAAGATCAGCTGTGAAGAATAACCCCCATCTTTCTTTCCCtgtggatgctgctcgacctactGGATAGTTTTCTTTTTCGGTCTTTATCTCAGATTCCCAGTAACTGCAGAATTGTTCTCAGAGGGCAAATGTCACATGCCCAAGATGAGCTCCCCCACAATGATCAGAGCATTAGATAAGGATAGTCTGTACTTGACCTGACCCCTCACTGATAGTCACTCTGTGTTGGTTATCCTGTGCTGTTGTTTATCTCAGTTGAACTCAGATGTCCAGGTGTCCTTACTGCCTCAAAGTCCAGTAACTCGCACTTCCTATCCTGGTTGTTCCCCCCAAattacaacacctcacacttgtctgcataaaattgcatctgccatttttccagctggtccagatcccactgcaagacatgatagccttcctcactatgCACTACaactccaatcttggtgtcacctgcaaatctgctgatccatttATCCAGATCACAGATATATATGACCATGACCACTAGTGACAAGCCTCCCCCAGCCAGAGGCATCCATCTACTACCACAGTCTTCTCATGCACAGGCAATGTCTAATTGaacttactacctcatcttgaatgccaagttgctgacccttcttgaccagccagtacaggaccttgtcaaatgctttgacaacctccactgccttgaaaGACTATGATAGGTATGTTACAAcctatcatgcacaaagccacgttgactaatcagtccctgtccatccaaatacttatatctcCGGTCCTTTAGGATACATTccaatgtcaggctcaccagcctaaaaTTTCCTGGCttgttcttagagcctttcttaaaccgTGGAGCATTAGCTACCCtttaatcctccggcacctcacctgtggctaaggacattttaaacagccctcactgtggaaaacacttgcagtatgccagaaattgagAAATGTCAgggagctgaaaggtctgaaggtagattaaTCAGCTAGTTTTAATAACTGTACATCCCAGGATTCTTAAAGAGTTAGCTGAAGaaaatgtggaggcattagtaatggatctttcaagaatcaacagattctggaatggttccagaagacggGAAAACTgcaagtcactccactctttaggaaacgagacagaaaaaaggaaattctaggccagttgccctgacatcagtggttgggaagatgttggaatccattattaaggatgtggttttggggtgcttggagacgtgacaaaataggccaaagtcagcatagccAACAAGGGGaagtcttgtctgacaaatctgttggaaattttTGAGGAAGGCTTTtcaggactttgacaaggtgctacacgtgaggctgcttaacataagagcccatggaattacagggaagattctggtATGGGTGGAAAGATCCtgcctggcaggaggcagagtgggaataaagggagccttttctgggtgGCTGTCTTTGTCACTGAACACAtccgcaaatctgctgatccagttaatcatgTTACCCACATCGCCATGTTTTGTGAATGCTTTTCTAGGCTCGGAACAGTAGAGATAGAGAGACACAGGAGTGTGGAATGCTAATCTTATGAGTTTTCTTTCTGTCTAGGTTCAGAGCTACAAAGACATAAGTGCAGACAGTCTGGCCTTGTTCTACTTACTGGAACCCAAAATAGGTAGGAATCTCGGTGTGCGGAGTTTAATGGGTTAAATTAGAGCTTGTGTGAATGTGGCTGAATTTCTCTAGATTGCATGGAATCTAGAGCCTTTCCAGCAGTGATGCCACCAGCGTGGCTGTCACTGATAGTGCATGTTCAGTCACACTGAACCGGTTTCCAGTCGGGTTGAGGGATAGGGGCATTCCCCCATGCTCCAGCCCGTTCCCTTGATTAACCCTGGTTGTTGAAGCCTGTACTGAATGGGGCTGTTGCATCTCCCACATTGCTACGGTTAAACGGTTTCTGTGAGTCTCAGATGTTCCTGGTGCTTTACAGTGGAAATCCACCCACTGGAACTCTCCCTCCTGCTTGTACGCTCATCTGTGTTGTGTTGCAGAGATTCTGGTGCTGGGTTTGGGAGAGTGCGTCCAGAGGCTGGATCCCGAGGTACGGGCGTTCATGAAAACCAAGGGGGTTGCTCTGGAGATACTGGACACGGTGAGTGATAGATTGAATCTGGGAATCAACCCTCCACCGGGGCAGTGATCCCAAACATGCACTGACCCTCAccgggggatggtcccacacacagaTGCATCCTCTCCCTCACGTACTCTGAAGCTCactgagaccattcagcccttgtAGTTCTGCTTGTTTGGTAAGATCACAACTTATTTGTCGACACCAACTTTGTGTAGAACTTGTGAAGATTTTTTAAAAGTCCTGATTTGGTCCCACAGGCCAGTCTaccctgtgatttttttttttttttttttttaagtgtcaGAGTAGTTTTGTTTCTCTATCTCAACCCAGGGAAATCTTCCTGTATCTATCCTGTCTACCCCGGAACAACATTTTCCATTTCAACCAGACTGCTTCTGATTTGTTTAACTCATCATTTCCTTTCTTATGAGAAAACCTCCACCTTTTGTCAGCCTTGTGTTCCCTCCACTCCAGCCCCTGGGCAGTGAGGGCTGAGAGTCAGGCAAGACGATGGACACTCAACATTTCCGATTCAGAATCCCCTGACCCCTGAAACAACTTGTGTACAGCTGCAGGTTTCTGGTGTCATCTTCCCAGGaaaggccgggggggggggggggggggggaacagcagCCACCTCCCCCGGGGTTCAGACCGACACAGCAGCTTTGACATTACTTTGGTTTATGCTTCCAATGCCATAGTTACTGTGTTGGGGCGTAAAAACTCTGCTAGCAGTGATTAACTCTTTCATGTGATTATGGGGAATGACATTAATGCACTGTATCATCCTTCTTTCCCAAGCCGAATGCCTGTGCCACCTTTAACTTCCTGCTGAGTGAACGACCGCACGTAGCAGCCGCCTTGATTCCTCCAAAAAACATCCCCACCGACAAGTAACAGGAGCCACAACAAAACCACCAGTGGGTAGTATAGAATAAACTGTGTGAAGATCACAGGAGGAATTCTCATGTCATCCCTATACTGTGTGAGATTAATGGGAGGAGATGCTGGCATCTCCCAGTAACTACAGCTCGTTACAACCGCAGGGATGCAGGCAGCTGTTGGGGGTGGAATGGACCAAACCATTCGTGCTCCTGCCTTTATCCTCAATCATGGCTCCTGTTCAGCCACTGCTGGACAGGAAGGGAAATGGAAATGGTGCATGCTGTTGGGAACTGGTGGTAAATAAAGACACCTGGAAACATTTGGAACCATTCATTATTCTGTAAACAAGGACCTTCTGGTCAGGTGGATTG
This genomic window contains:
- the ndufaf3 gene encoding NADH dehydrogenase [ubiquinone] 1 alpha subcomplex assembly factor 3 gives rise to the protein QLRTCRRFVGRPLSRGHRTTPADDELYQRTTVSALERESRDSLFIDSYSQQGFTIGGNRVLGPCALIPRALLYWDVQSYKDISADSLALFYLLEPKIEILVLGLGECVQRLDPEVRAFMKTKGVALEILDTPNACATFNFLLSERPHVAAALIPPKNIPTDK